A region of Nostoc sp. 'Peltigera membranacea cyanobiont' N6 DNA encodes the following proteins:
- a CDS encoding tetratricopeptide repeat protein has protein sequence MQVLRCSPRKEILSLNVSLGRGGEACVYAVPSDNHLVAKIYHKPTTAHADKLQAMLANPPENPTASLGHISIAWPEDVLRAADGKNSILGFLMPRIQGMRPIIDFYNPRTRRQHCPLFNYQYLLRTARNLAAAIAALHASGYCIGDVNESNILVSDTALVTLIDTDSFQVTDPNSNVVYRCPVGKPEFTPPELQNKTFAQHDREISHDLFGLAVLVFQLLMEGTHPFSGIFQGAIEPPPYEARIASGHFTYSQKRYVPYLPTPIAPPWEILHPSLQELFVRCFEEGHNNPQLRPSAQTWLSAIAEAEDSLITCTTNPQHRYNNHMRSCPWCERTVRLGGRDPFPSHRAIEAREHLQPRIKAKKRYTQTPHFPQRSMSPHLANYWQPVITPSGSSYKRSKRSKLYPVICCLMGFGLLGYADVMIKFTQPLVSQNAYTQQTLKSRQTINKLSFADYYQQGYTAYKNRDYEKAIASLSEAIVQEPTHARAIVNRGNARYNLKDYEGAVTDYSQALKINPNQIKALVNRGNARYMLAEYSNDPDTEYNLAIADYNRAIGLDNNEVEAHIRRGIVRTQMAKYSGESQQDYKRAIADFTQAIKLNVSKAEAYFQRGVVYYQIAQYSSNYEQEYKLAIADLNEALTISPKLAKAYLKRGMVRYELAQYGGSESNKNQTKAIEDIQASAKIFLEQDDMDNYQQALSNMCVVVENKCDPLFQGSSNLEKTN, from the coding sequence ATGCAGGTACTACGTTGTTCCCCTAGAAAAGAAATCCTCAGCCTCAATGTCAGTTTGGGGCGTGGCGGTGAAGCTTGTGTTTATGCAGTGCCATCCGATAACCATTTGGTGGCGAAAATATACCACAAGCCAACGACTGCCCATGCTGATAAATTACAGGCGATGCTTGCCAACCCCCCAGAAAACCCTACGGCTAGTTTGGGGCATATTTCTATCGCTTGGCCAGAGGATGTATTGCGGGCAGCAGATGGCAAAAACAGCATCCTGGGCTTTTTGATGCCACGGATTCAGGGGATGCGTCCAATCATCGACTTTTACAACCCCAGAACCCGTCGCCAACACTGTCCCCTATTCAACTATCAGTACCTGCTCCGCACGGCTCGTAACTTGGCGGCAGCAATTGCAGCTTTGCACGCTAGTGGATATTGTATTGGTGATGTGAACGAGTCAAATATCCTCGTCAGTGATACGGCATTGGTGACTTTGATAGACACAGACTCTTTTCAAGTAACCGACCCCAACAGCAATGTTGTTTATCGCTGCCCAGTTGGTAAACCAGAATTTACTCCACCAGAACTACAGAATAAAACTTTTGCCCAGCACGATCGCGAAATTTCTCACGATTTATTTGGGTTAGCAGTGCTGGTATTCCAACTCCTCATGGAAGGCACTCATCCATTTTCGGGGATTTTTCAAGGCGCTATTGAGCCACCGCCCTACGAAGCCCGCATTGCATCGGGTCATTTCACTTACAGCCAAAAGCGGTACGTACCCTACCTGCCGACACCCATTGCACCCCCTTGGGAAATTCTTCATCCCAGCTTACAAGAACTATTTGTCCGTTGTTTTGAAGAGGGTCACAACAACCCACAACTCCGCCCCAGTGCCCAGACTTGGCTCTCAGCAATCGCGGAAGCCGAAGATTCTTTAATTACCTGCACTACAAATCCCCAGCATCGCTACAACAACCACATGCGTAGCTGTCCCTGGTGCGAACGGACAGTGCGATTAGGCGGACGCGACCCCTTCCCATCACATCGGGCTATAGAAGCTAGAGAACATCTCCAACCGCGAATCAAAGCGAAAAAGCGCTACACCCAGACACCGCATTTTCCACAGCGCAGTATGTCACCGCACTTAGCTAATTATTGGCAGCCAGTAATTACCCCAAGCGGTTCATCTTATAAACGTTCCAAGAGGTCAAAATTATACCCAGTTATTTGTTGCTTGATGGGCTTTGGTTTATTGGGATATGCGGACGTAATGATTAAATTTACTCAGCCGTTAGTTTCCCAAAATGCTTACACCCAACAAACCTTGAAGTCTCGCCAGACAATTAACAAACTCAGCTTCGCTGATTACTATCAGCAGGGTTATACAGCTTACAAAAACCGAGACTATGAAAAAGCAATTGCCAGCTTGAGCGAAGCAATTGTACAAGAGCCAACACATGCTAGAGCAATTGTAAATCGTGGCAATGCCCGCTATAACCTGAAAGACTACGAAGGAGCAGTCACGGATTATAGCCAAGCTCTCAAAATCAATCCCAATCAAATCAAAGCTCTGGTGAATCGGGGCAATGCCCGCTATATGCTCGCCGAATATAGCAACGATCCTGATACCGAATATAACCTAGCGATCGCAGACTATAATCGGGCTATCGGTCTGGATAATAACGAAGTTGAAGCTCATATCAGACGAGGGATTGTCCGCACCCAAATGGCTAAATATAGCGGTGAATCTCAACAAGATTACAAAAGAGCGATCGCCGATTTTACTCAAGCGATAAAACTTAATGTATCCAAAGCAGAAGCTTACTTTCAGAGAGGTGTTGTCTATTATCAAATTGCTCAATATAGCAGCAATTATGAGCAAGAATATAAACTAGCGATCGCCGATCTTAACGAAGCATTAACTATTAGCCCCAAACTAGCAAAAGCATACCTCAAACGAGGTATGGTTCGCTATGAACTAGCACAATATGGCGGTAGTGAATCTAACAAGAACCAGACGAAAGCTATCGAAGATATACAGGCATCTGCCAAAATCTTTCTTGAGCAAGATGATATGGATAATTATCAGCAAGCACTCAGTAATATGTGTGTAGTCGTAGAAAACAAATGCGATCCTTTATTCCAAGGCTCAAGTAATCTAGAAAAAACTAACTAA
- a CDS encoding glycosyltransferase family 2 protein: protein MNKLLTIAIPTFNRAQLLDKQLSWLAQAIKGFEDECEILVSDNCSTDNTQEVIQKWQTILSNITFNSNKNPKNLGVVKNIMYCLNYTKTKYVWTIGDDDPIQDRAIAYVINKLRKYEDLSLLFLNFSGRNQITGEPVHPPKIVGNRWFDIDSEDGDGDGKAIFEHCFSKSVGAVIFLTATVYRTDLVKRALQNWQDAENNWISLAYLAGYCAANGRVIVTKETYLECVVGVSYWQKEPKSALLMQYKHIPEVILKLEQSGYSKQFCRRMLLQNGKEVNLKVFLGALRRWPMSAIKTVVPFLALVSLCAFDVMVSKEFGLAETSEISTQEVRNYKP from the coding sequence ATGAATAAACTCCTGACTATTGCTATTCCTACATTCAATCGGGCCCAGCTTCTAGATAAACAACTGAGTTGGTTGGCTCAAGCTATCAAAGGCTTTGAAGATGAATGTGAAATTTTAGTATCTGATAATTGTTCAACAGATAATACTCAAGAGGTAATCCAAAAATGGCAAACCATACTTAGCAATATTACATTTAACTCAAATAAAAATCCTAAAAATTTAGGCGTAGTTAAAAATATTATGTATTGCCTTAATTATACTAAAACAAAATATGTTTGGACAATTGGTGATGACGATCCAATTCAAGATAGAGCTATTGCTTATGTAATTAATAAACTCAGAAAATATGAAGATTTATCATTATTGTTTCTTAATTTTTCTGGTCGCAACCAAATTACTGGTGAGCCAGTTCATCCACCAAAAATTGTTGGTAATCGCTGGTTTGATATAGATAGTGAAGATGGCGATGGTGATGGTAAAGCTATATTTGAACATTGTTTTTCAAAAAGTGTCGGTGCAGTCATTTTTCTAACTGCTACAGTCTATCGCACTGACTTAGTAAAACGCGCTCTCCAAAATTGGCAAGATGCTGAGAATAACTGGATATCTTTGGCATATTTAGCCGGATATTGTGCTGCTAATGGCAGAGTAATTGTCACTAAAGAGACTTATTTAGAATGTGTTGTTGGTGTGAGTTATTGGCAGAAAGAACCAAAATCAGCACTGTTAATGCAATACAAACATATCCCCGAAGTAATTTTGAAATTAGAGCAGAGTGGATATTCTAAGCAGTTTTGTAGGCGGATGCTTTTGCAGAACGGTAAAGAAGTCAACTTGAAAGTTTTCTTGGGTGCTTTAAGAAGATGGCCGATGTCCGCCATCAAAACAGTAGTTCCATTTTTGGCTTTAGTCAGCTTGTGTGCTTTTGATGTGATGGTTTCTAAAGAGTTTGGGTTAGCAGAAACGAGTGAAATCTCTACTCAAGAAGTGCGTAACTATAAACCATAG
- a CDS encoding class I SAM-dependent methyltransferase yields the protein MAIAKCRFSGQPLHKTFIDLGMSPLANAYLTAEQLNHAEKFYPLHAYVSEDTLLVQLEQFETPDRIFSDYAYFSSYSVSWLKHAKDYTDMMVEKFGFNCNTQVIEIASNDGYLLQYFVEKKIPVLGIEPAANIAKIAQDRGIPSINKFFGVETAKELVIQGKLADLLIGNNVLAHVPDLNDFIAGMKLILKPNGILTMEFPHILQLIQQNQFDTIYHEHFSYFSFLTIEKIFAAHNLQLFDVEELTTHGGSLRIYAKHDNTDNPSINDRVNHLKAKEIAAGLHLMETYVTFAEKVKETKHKLLSFLISAKAEKKSIVGYGAPAKGNTLLNYCGIGKDFIDYTVDCNPYKQDLFLPGTHIPIFEPDKIRETKPDYVLILPWNLKEEIMEQMAFIGEWGGQFVVPIPEVKIYPCPIPDRLLIAS from the coding sequence ATGGCGATCGCAAAATGCCGTTTTAGTGGACAACCTCTACACAAAACCTTTATTGATTTAGGAATGTCACCTTTAGCCAATGCTTATCTAACAGCAGAACAGCTAAATCATGCCGAGAAATTTTATCCACTCCATGCTTATGTTTCTGAAGATACTCTTTTAGTTCAATTAGAACAATTTGAAACTCCCGATCGGATTTTTAGCGACTATGCTTACTTTTCTTCTTACTCGGTAAGTTGGCTAAAACACGCCAAAGATTACACCGATATGATGGTAGAAAAATTTGGCTTTAATTGCAATACTCAAGTTATTGAAATTGCCAGCAACGATGGCTACCTACTGCAATATTTTGTAGAGAAAAAAATCCCAGTTTTAGGAATAGAACCAGCAGCAAATATAGCCAAAATAGCTCAAGACAGAGGCATTCCTAGTATCAACAAGTTTTTTGGGGTTGAAACTGCCAAAGAACTCGTGATACAAGGAAAACTAGCCGATCTTTTGATAGGCAATAATGTTTTAGCTCATGTACCAGATTTAAATGATTTTATCGCTGGGATGAAACTCATCCTCAAACCAAATGGGATCTTGACGATGGAGTTTCCTCACATTTTACAACTGATTCAACAAAATCAGTTCGATACTATTTATCATGAGCATTTTTCTTACTTCTCATTCCTCACTATCGAAAAGATTTTTGCAGCGCATAATTTACAACTTTTCGATGTAGAAGAATTAACAACTCACGGCGGTTCTTTAAGAATTTATGCTAAACATGACAATACTGATAATCCTAGCATCAATGACCGAGTTAACCATCTAAAAGCAAAGGAAATTGCTGCTGGACTCCATCTAATGGAGACTTATGTTACATTTGCTGAAAAAGTCAAAGAAACAAAGCATAAGCTTTTAAGTTTCCTTATAAGTGCCAAAGCAGAAAAGAAATCAATTGTTGGCTATGGCGCACCAGCCAAAGGTAACACATTGCTTAATTACTGTGGGATTGGGAAAGATTTTATCGATTACACAGTCGATTGCAATCCTTACAAACAAGACTTATTTTTACCTGGGACTCATATTCCCATCTTTGAACCAGATAAAATCCGCGAAACTAAACCAGATTATGTCCTAATTTTACCTTGGAATCTCAAGGAAGAAATTATGGAGCAAATGGCATTTATTGGCGAATGGGGTGGACAGTTTGTTGTGCCTATTCCTGAAGTCAAAATTTATCCGTGTCCGATTCCGGATAGGCTTTTAATAGCGTCGTAA
- a CDS encoding vWA domain-containing protein → MHDTLRLDEVVEFAENPEPRCPCVLLLDTSGSMQGDPIEALNQGLLSLKDELVKNSLAARRVEVAIVTFDSNVNVVQDFVTADQFNPPILTAQGLTTMGAGIHKALDIIQERKSQYRTNGIAYYRPWVFMITDGEPQGELENVVEQASQRLQGDEANKRVAFFTVGVENANMTRLNQITVRTPLKLKGLNFIEMFVWLSTSMSAVSHSQVDEQVALPPIGWGTV, encoded by the coding sequence ATGCACGATACTTTAAGACTTGATGAAGTAGTAGAATTTGCTGAGAACCCAGAACCACGTTGTCCTTGTGTGCTGTTACTAGACACATCTGGCTCAATGCAGGGAGATCCGATTGAGGCTTTAAATCAAGGTTTACTCAGTTTAAAAGATGAATTAGTCAAAAATTCCTTAGCCGCCAGGCGAGTGGAAGTGGCGATTGTTACTTTTGATAGTAATGTCAATGTCGTACAAGACTTTGTGACTGCCGATCAATTCAACCCGCCCATTTTGACAGCCCAGGGCTTAACTACAATGGGTGCAGGAATTCATAAAGCTTTGGACATAATTCAAGAGCGGAAATCTCAGTATCGTACCAATGGAATTGCTTACTATCGTCCTTGGGTATTCATGATTACCGATGGAGAACCGCAAGGCGAGTTAGAGAATGTAGTAGAGCAAGCATCCCAGCGTTTACAGGGTGATGAAGCTAATAAGCGCGTAGCATTTTTTACAGTAGGTGTAGAGAATGCGAATATGACGCGTTTAAATCAAATAACTGTACGTACACCACTGAAACTGAAAGGATTAAACTTTATCGAAATGTTTGTCTGGCTATCAACTAGTATGTCAGCTGTATCTCATTCGCAGGTAGACGAACAGGTAGCACTACCGCCCATTGGTTGGGGGACTGTTTAA
- the lhgO gene encoding L-2-hydroxyglutarate oxidase, which yields MYDFAIIGGGIVGLSTALALGKRYPNARILVLEKESQWAFHQTGNNSGVIHSGIYYKPGSFKAKFCRDGSRSMVEFCQEYGIEHEVCGKVIVATEEQELPRLENLYQRGLDNGIEVKRISPEEVREIEPHVKCVGGLRVFSTGIVNYKQVCLKYAQLIQQQGGDLHLNTKVLKISASGKNQVLQTNKGNFTTRFVINCTGLHSDRTARLGKVEPQAKIVPFRGEYYELTPEKRYLVKTLIYPVPNPDFPFLGVHFTRMIDGSVHAGPNAVLSLKREGYKKTDFDLRDFLEVVTYPGFWKLAAKHAPEGIQEIIRSFSKAAFTRSLQKLIPEVQAEDLVPTHAGVRAQALMNDGKLVDDFLIVSGQNSIHVCNAPSPAATSSLEIGKALVAEIPQLSHLDNVVTA from the coding sequence ATGTATGATTTTGCGATTATAGGTGGGGGAATAGTTGGACTCTCTACAGCATTAGCTTTAGGAAAACGCTATCCCAATGCGCGTATTTTAGTACTAGAAAAAGAGAGTCAATGGGCATTTCACCAAACCGGCAATAATAGCGGGGTAATTCATTCTGGTATTTACTACAAACCAGGGAGTTTCAAAGCTAAATTTTGTCGTGATGGTTCCCGCTCTATGGTAGAATTTTGCCAAGAGTATGGAATAGAACATGAAGTTTGTGGTAAGGTAATTGTTGCAACTGAAGAACAAGAACTACCACGCCTAGAAAATCTCTATCAACGCGGCTTAGACAATGGCATAGAAGTTAAGAGAATTAGCCCCGAAGAAGTCAGGGAAATTGAACCTCACGTAAAATGTGTAGGTGGACTTCGGGTATTCTCAACTGGTATTGTTAATTACAAGCAAGTTTGTTTAAAATATGCCCAGCTAATTCAACAGCAGGGTGGGGATTTGCATCTCAATACAAAAGTTCTGAAAATCTCCGCAAGTGGTAAAAATCAGGTACTGCAAACAAACAAAGGTAACTTTACAACCCGCTTTGTAATTAATTGTACGGGATTGCATAGCGATCGCACCGCCAGATTAGGTAAAGTTGAACCCCAAGCCAAAATCGTCCCATTCCGGGGAGAATACTACGAGCTGACCCCAGAAAAACGCTATCTGGTTAAGACACTAATTTATCCAGTTCCCAATCCCGATTTTCCCTTCCTGGGTGTTCATTTTACCCGGATGATTGATGGTAGCGTCCACGCGGGGCCAAACGCGGTTCTGTCACTCAAACGCGAAGGTTACAAAAAAACCGACTTCGATTTACGAGATTTTCTTGAAGTCGTCACCTATCCTGGTTTCTGGAAATTGGCAGCCAAACACGCCCCTGAAGGTATCCAAGAAATCATTCGTTCCTTTAGTAAAGCAGCCTTCACCAGAAGTTTGCAAAAACTAATTCCCGAAGTCCAAGCAGAAGACTTAGTTCCCACCCATGCAGGAGTCCGCGCTCAAGCCTTGATGAACGACGGCAAGCTTGTAGACGACTTTTTGATTGTTTCCGGTCAAAACTCCATCCATGTTTGCAATGCTCCTTCTCCTGCTGCCACATCTTCTCTAGAAATCGGCAAAGCGCTTGTGGCAGAAATTCCCCAACTCTCGCATCTAGATAATGTAGTAACTGCATAG
- a CDS encoding response regulator, whose product MNNSGAFTKLRPLSLLRQLSNCSDSTYLQALSNSVSWSIYLEQGKITYATHSVEPFDRLERHLRRLSHQIPMLTSEVRVQVRLMFEPDSHSQLIEDDSNSRSHPPEYQAISWLVSQQHLHSTQAAVLIQELVKEAIESFLLIKKGTYELTEPIDRMPRICRLDVEKILDRCQVRLQNWRAFVPQISSPYQRPYLLINSKFEEKDLPKLQPDLINWMKGFSLCHLATILNQDEIQLARNLYPYILKGAIILHEPDPPFDKLPKIFEDQCLQQATPTVFSKLVTEIVHTTKELSNTVNSYPDIYEENIAPVQQLPQISPPLQENFQEPTISNNINPASLRVAAATVTAQKVHKIVSVDDSPTILKEISYFLENENFSVVTINDPVKAVLSIIRHKPDLILLDLNMLGIDGYELCRIIRNNSLFQNTPIIFVTGNKGIVDKVKAKLVGASGYLTKPFTRAELLKIVFMHLT is encoded by the coding sequence ATGAATAACTCAGGTGCATTCACCAAATTACGTCCTTTAAGTTTGTTAAGACAGTTATCTAATTGCTCTGATAGTACTTATTTACAAGCATTAAGTAACTCAGTATCTTGGTCGATTTACTTAGAACAGGGCAAAATAACTTACGCTACCCATTCGGTGGAACCGTTCGATAGACTAGAACGCCATTTGCGCCGCCTCAGCCACCAAATTCCAATGCTTACTAGCGAGGTTCGCGTTCAAGTCCGTCTGATGTTTGAACCAGATTCCCACAGTCAGCTAATCGAAGATGACAGCAATTCCAGAAGCCACCCTCCTGAATATCAGGCGATATCTTGGCTTGTTAGTCAACAACATCTACATTCTACCCAAGCAGCAGTGCTGATTCAAGAATTAGTGAAAGAGGCGATTGAATCATTTCTACTCATTAAAAAAGGTACTTATGAATTGACAGAACCAATTGATAGAATGCCAAGAATTTGTCGGCTAGATGTAGAAAAAATTCTAGACCGTTGCCAAGTCAGATTACAGAATTGGCGAGCTTTTGTTCCACAAATTTCTTCTCCATATCAACGTCCATATCTGTTGATTAACAGCAAATTTGAGGAAAAAGACTTACCAAAACTTCAGCCAGATTTAATTAATTGGATGAAGGGTTTCAGCCTGTGTCATCTGGCGACAATTTTGAATCAAGATGAAATCCAACTGGCTCGCAATTTATACCCTTACATACTGAAGGGTGCGATTATTTTGCATGAACCCGATCCACCTTTTGATAAATTACCAAAGATATTTGAAGATCAATGTCTACAACAGGCTACGCCTACGGTTTTCTCAAAATTAGTTACAGAAATAGTTCACACCACAAAAGAGCTAAGTAACACCGTCAACTCTTACCCCGATATTTATGAAGAGAATATAGCTCCTGTTCAACAATTACCACAGATTTCTCCTCCTCTCCAAGAAAACTTTCAGGAACCAACAATATCAAATAACATAAATCCTGCTTCTCTAAGAGTAGCGGCTGCTACTGTAACTGCACAAAAAGTCCACAAAATTGTTTCTGTTGATGATAGCCCTACAATTCTTAAAGAAATTAGTTATTTCTTAGAAAATGAAAATTTTTCTGTAGTGACCATTAACGATCCAGTAAAAGCAGTTTTGTCAATTATAAGGCATAAACCAGACTTAATTTTGTTGGATTTAAATATGCTAGGAATTGATGGTTATGAGTTGTGCCGAATTATACGAAATAATTCCCTATTTCAAAACACTCCTATTATCTTTGTTACTGGCAATAAAGGGATTGTAGACAAAGTAAAAGCGAAATTAGTCGGGGCTTCTGGATATCTGACTAAACCGTTTACCCGTGCTGAATTACTGAAAATAGTTTTTATGCATTTGACTTAA
- the rfbF gene encoding glucose-1-phosphate cytidylyltransferase produces MKAVILAGGLGTRLSEETSIRPKPMVEIGGKPILWHIMKTYSAHGINDFIICCGYKGYIIKEYFANYFLHMSDVTFDMRFNQMNVHSGYAEPWRVTLVNTGDNTMTGGRLKRISEHLGNETFCFTYGDGVSNINITELVRFHKEQKTLGTLTAVQPAGRFGAISLGYEQTKITSFREKPEGDGAWINGGYFVLEPEVINLIADDSTVWEQQPLEKLADMEQLSAFKHDGFWQPMDTLRDKNYLEGLWKNSQAPWKVW; encoded by the coding sequence ATGAAAGCGGTGATTTTGGCTGGAGGGCTTGGTACACGCCTCAGTGAAGAAACTAGTATCAGACCCAAGCCGATGGTTGAGATTGGTGGTAAGCCAATTCTCTGGCACATAATGAAGACTTACTCTGCTCATGGCATTAATGACTTCATCATTTGTTGCGGTTACAAAGGTTACATAATTAAGGAGTATTTTGCTAATTACTTCTTACACATGTCAGATGTTACCTTTGATATGCGATTTAACCAGATGAACGTGCATTCTGGTTATGCTGAACCCTGGCGTGTTACCTTAGTAAACACGGGCGATAATACCATGACAGGCGGACGCTTAAAGCGAATCAGCGAACATCTTGGTAATGAAACTTTTTGCTTTACTTATGGTGATGGTGTAAGTAATATTAATATCACCGAGCTAGTTAGATTTCATAAAGAACAAAAAACATTAGGAACACTCACAGCCGTTCAGCCAGCCGGACGTTTTGGAGCCATTTCTTTAGGATATGAGCAAACTAAAATTACCAGCTTTCGAGAAAAACCTGAAGGTGATGGAGCTTGGATTAATGGCGGTTATTTTGTGTTAGAACCAGAAGTAATCAATTTGATTGCTGATGACTCTACAGTATGGGAGCAACAGCCATTAGAAAAGCTAGCTGATATGGAACAACTATCTGCCTTCAAACATGATGGCTTTTGGCAACCGATGGATACTTTGCGCGATAAAAACTATCTAGAGGGGCTATGGAAGAACAGTCAGGCTCCTTGGAAGGTATGGTAA
- a CDS encoding type II toxin-antitoxin system VapB family antitoxin, giving the protein MVTNLEIDENLIKEALELGGHPTKDAVVEEALREYVQHRKQLKILELFGTIEYDDDYDYKQQCRSR; this is encoded by the coding sequence ATGGTTACTAATCTAGAAATTGACGAAAACTTAATTAAGGAAGCTCTCGAACTTGGTGGCCATCCAACTAAGGATGCTGTTGTTGAAGAGGCATTACGAGAGTATGTGCAACATCGAAAACAACTGAAAATTCTGGAGCTATTTGGCACGATTGAATACGACGATGATTATGACTACAAGCAACAGTGCCGGAGTCGATGA
- a CDS encoding NAD-dependent epimerase/dehydratase family protein, translated as MKILVTGTEGYLGSLLPPLLIERGHEVIGLDTGFYKVGWLYNANGVTPKTLNKDIRNITPDDLEGVEAIVHMAELSNDPAGQLAPNITYEINHIGSVRLASLAKAMGVRRFVYMSSCSVYGVATAGDVTEESPINPQTAYAECKTLVERDVRPLADDDFSPTFMRNATAFGASPRMRFDIVLNNLAGLAWTSKQIKMTSDGTPWRPLVHALDICKAIVCALEAPRDIVHNQIFNVGDTANNYRVKEIAEIIADIFPDCKLSFGDNGSDNRSYRVSFEKINTILPGFKCDWNARLGAQQLFDLFSQIDMAEDTFLFRGFTRLKQLEYLIRTEQIDKDFFWNKK; from the coding sequence ATGAAAATATTAGTAACTGGAACAGAAGGCTATCTTGGTTCATTATTACCGCCTCTGTTAATTGAACGCGGACATGAAGTTATTGGTCTAGATACTGGTTTCTATAAAGTTGGTTGGCTATACAACGCTAATGGGGTGACACCTAAAACCCTGAACAAAGATATCCGCAACATTACCCCTGATGACTTGGAAGGTGTTGAAGCAATAGTTCACATGGCAGAACTCTCCAACGACCCAGCCGGACAATTAGCACCGAATATTACCTACGAAATTAATCATATCGGTTCAGTTCGTCTCGCTAGCCTAGCTAAAGCTATGGGTGTGCGTCGTTTTGTATATATGTCTTCGTGCAGTGTCTACGGCGTTGCTACCGCAGGTGATGTCACAGAAGAATCCCCAATTAATCCCCAAACAGCCTACGCAGAATGCAAAACTCTCGTAGAAAGAGATGTCAGACCACTCGCTGACGATGACTTCTCTCCCACCTTTATGCGGAATGCTACAGCCTTTGGTGCTTCACCCAGAATGCGCTTTGATATTGTTTTAAACAACTTAGCAGGGTTGGCATGGACTAGTAAGCAAATCAAAATGACCAGTGATGGTACACCTTGGCGACCATTAGTCCACGCACTGGATATTTGCAAAGCAATAGTCTGCGCCTTAGAAGCACCACGAGACATTGTACATAACCAAATCTTCAACGTGGGAGATACAGCAAACAACTATCGCGTTAAAGAAATCGCGGAAATTATTGCTGATATTTTCCCAGATTGTAAATTGTCCTTTGGTGACAACGGCTCAGATAACCGCAGCTATCGGGTATCTTTCGAGAAAATCAACACAATTCTCCCCGGATTTAAATGTGATTGGAATGCCCGACTTGGTGCCCAGCAGCTATTTGATTTATTCAGTCAAATAGACATGGCTGAAGATACTTTCTTATTTAGAGGATTTACTCGCTTAAAACAGCTAGAGTATCTCATTCGTACCGAGCAAATTGACAAAGATTTCTTCTGGAATAAAAAGTAG
- a CDS encoding PP2C family serine/threonine-protein phosphatase, whose translation MKISKQIAQWRIVAASVCGTSHLKNKQLCQDAHHWQILSDNVLVAAAADGAGSASLGKVGAMIAVETAIENISGKGITRKILSDDALVRSLLNDAILAAKKAVEDEAATCDKQPQDLATTLIMMVATPEVVAVVQIGDGLAVAKDRTGNLVALTIPDSGEYINETTFLTSPTALDTAQMRLWRTDIVNVGIITDGLQMLALNMVVGEPHKPFFFPLFEFVANTEDKTEAKEQLVKFLRSDRITQRTDDDLTLIIAAFNDS comes from the coding sequence ATGAAAATATCAAAACAGATTGCTCAATGGCGGATTGTGGCTGCGTCTGTATGTGGTACAAGTCACTTAAAAAACAAGCAGTTATGTCAGGATGCTCATCACTGGCAGATATTGTCTGATAATGTTTTAGTGGCGGCCGCTGCAGATGGCGCGGGTTCTGCTAGCCTTGGGAAAGTGGGAGCAATGATTGCTGTGGAGACAGCAATAGAAAACATTTCTGGCAAAGGAATCACCCGAAAGATTTTGAGTGATGATGCCTTAGTGCGATCGCTCTTAAATGATGCCATACTAGCCGCCAAAAAAGCTGTGGAGGATGAGGCGGCTACTTGTGACAAACAGCCTCAAGATTTAGCAACTACCTTAATTATGATGGTTGCCACCCCAGAAGTTGTAGCTGTAGTGCAAATAGGTGATGGTTTGGCAGTGGCAAAAGATCGCACAGGCAATCTGGTCGCACTGACTATACCTGATAGCGGCGAATACATCAACGAAACCACTTTTTTAACTTCGCCTACAGCCTTAGATACGGCGCAGATGAGATTATGGCGCACTGACATAGTTAATGTTGGTATTATTACTGACGGACTACAAATGCTGGCTTTGAATATGGTTGTTGGTGAACCTCACAAACCCTTCTTTTTTCCGCTATTTGAATTTGTCGCCAATACCGAGGATAAGACAGAAGCAAAGGAGCAGTTGGTAAAGTTTTTACGCTCAGACCGAATTACGCAACGCACTGATGATGATTTGACACTCATTATAGCTGCATTCAACGACTCATGA